A genomic stretch from Chroococcidiopsis sp. SAG 2025 includes:
- a CDS encoding TetR family transcriptional regulator has protein sequence MGYESATTHLIAAKAGTAIGSLYQFFLIKQPF, from the coding sequence GTGGGGTACGAATCGGCAACCACTCATCTGATTGCTGCTAAAGCAGGAACAGCCATCGGTTCCCTTTACCAGTTTTTCCTGATAAAGCAGCCATTTTAA
- a CDS encoding transposase family protein, which translates to MNLDAFALGFQGLQQEFDNIHLPHKKPKGKELSDQQKQENREFSRQRVKCEHAHAGIKRYNAVTDVYRNRVPDFDDCLMLNAVGLWNFYLDAA; encoded by the coding sequence GTGAATTTAGATGCGTTTGCCCTGGGATTTCAGGGATTACAACAAGAGTTTGACAACATTCATCTGCCACATAAAAAGCCAAAAGGCAAGGAATTGAGCGACCAACAGAAGCAAGAAAACCGAGAATTTAGTCGTCAACGAGTCAAATGTGAACATGCCCACGCAGGCATCAAGCGATACAACGCAGTTACAGACGTGTATCGCAATCGTGTGCCTGATTTCGATGACTGCTTGATGTTAAATGCGGTGGGTTTGTGGAACTTCTATTTGGATGCAGCATAA
- a CDS encoding type II toxin-antitoxin system YhaV family toxin, whose amino-acid sequence MIINGWQIYFIKRLFGKQRRDLQAKVRQLKKTLPKEEYLSHDTVKLYTAIVVAIKEKIPLDPFASHFALTGPLKKYGRVKKMGLPSRYRLFFRALQTPERKAIFILWLGYPRKAGDKNDCYKAFRKMVERGDFPNSLDDLLLKSEED is encoded by the coding sequence TTGATAATTAACGGCTGGCAAATCTACTTTATTAAACGGCTGTTTGGCAAACAGCGTCGGGATTTACAAGCTAAAGTTCGCCAGCTAAAAAAAACCTTGCCCAAGGAGGAATATTTAAGCCATGACACGGTGAAACTCTACACCGCGATCGTGGTTGCCATCAAGGAGAAAATTCCCCTAGATCCTTTTGCATCTCACTTCGCGCTCACTGGTCCGCTCAAGAAGTACGGACGGGTCAAAAAGATGGGTCTACCCAGCCGTTATCGCCTCTTCTTTCGTGCTTTGCAGACTCCAGAGCGCAAGGCGATTTTCATCCTCTGGCTAGGTTATCCACGTAAGGCGGGGGATAAAAACGATTGCTATAAAGCGTTTAGAAAAATGGTAGAGCGAGGCGACTTTCCCAATTCCCTTGACGATCTGCTGCTTAAGAGCGAGGAGGACTAG
- a CDS encoding plasmid pRiA4b ORF-3 family protein, whose translation MSDSAERVIYQLKVVLLGISPMIWRRILVSSDSTIEDLHYTIQLAMGWEDIHLHHFMIHGKQYGITQPGGTIFSDRACEVKLVVSQKVKEMVR comes from the coding sequence ATGTCTGATTCTGCTGAAAGAGTCATATATCAACTAAAGGTGGTGCTGTTGGGCATCAGCCCAATGATTTGGCGGCGCATACTTGTCAGCAGCGACAGCACGATAGAAGACTTGCATTACACTATCCAGCTGGCAATGGGGTGGGAGGATATTCATCTGCACCATTTCATGATCCACGGTAAGCAGTATGGGATTACCCAACCAGGTGGAACAATATTTAGCGATCGCGCCTGTGAAGTAAAACTGGTTGTGTCGCAAAAAGTGAAGGAGATGGTACGGTAG